The genomic interval GCCCGGCGCCGCCCTCCAGGGAGAGCCAGAGCAGGTCACGGCGTTGCTCGAACGGCTTGTCGATCATCGCCACCGGCACCTGGAGCGCGCCGTGCAGTTCGGGGTTGCCGAAGGTGAGCCCGCGCGCCGGGTCGGTGATCACCGGCCCGAGGATCTCGTCCAGCGCCGGGGCCTGGGAGAGCGGCGGCAGCCAGACCTGGTGGGCCGGTGGGCCCTGGCCGACCAGCCGGGAGACCATCACGTCGAGCAGGCTCTGCGCCGCCGGGTCCTCCGGGGCCGGCTTCGGGGTGGCCTGCACCACCGGCTTCGGTACCGGCACGAAGTGCGTCGAGTACGACAGCAGCCGCGGACCGGTGTAGCCCTGCGCGCCCGGCCCACCCGCGGTGGCCTTCTGGTACGGCCCGGAGACGTACGCCGCCTTGAACCGGACCAGTGGCTCGGTGCCGAACTTCAGGTAGCCGTGTCCCGGGGCCCGAGGCAGCTCGTACGCGTCCGGCACGCCGAGCACCGCCCGGGACTCCAGCGCGGAGAAGGTCCGCAGACCGATCCGGTACGACAGGTGCGTGTCCAGCCCGCGCAGCCGTCCCTCCTCCAGCCGCTGCGAGGCGAGCAGCAGGTGCACCCCGAGCGACCGGCCCAGCCGGCCGATCTGCACGAAGAGGTCGATGAAGTCGGGCTTGGCGCTGAGCAGCTCGGAGAACTCGTCACAGATGATCAGCAGCGAGGGGAGCGGTGCCAGCGCCGCACCGCCGGAGCGGGCCTTGTCGTAGTCCTTCAGGTTGGCGTAGTTGCCCGCCTTGCGGAGCAACTCCTGCCGGCGGATCATCTCGCCGTTGATGGCGTCGACCATCCGGTCGACCAGCGGCAGCTCGTCGGCGAGGTTGGTGATCACGGCGGCGGTGTGCGGCAGCCGGTCCAGCGAGGCGAAGGTCGCGCCACCCTTGAAGTCGACCAGTACGAAGTTGAGCGCCTCGGACGAGTGCGTCGCCGCCAGGCCGAGCACGAGGGTACGCAGCAGCTCGGACTTGCCGGAACCGGTGGCGCCGATGAGCAGGCCGTGCGGGCCCATACCGTCCTGTGCGGACTCCTTGAGGTCGAGGTCGACCACGCCGCCGTCACCGCCGACGCCGATCGGCACCCGCAGCTTGTCCCGGTTGGGCCGGGGCGCCCAGCCCTGCACGGTGCTGAAGTTCTCCGGGTCGCCGACCCCGAGCAGTTCGCCCAGGGTCATCTCCTTGACCAGGGAGTCGTCCGAGGAGCCCTTCTGGGCGGCGGCGAGCCGCAGCGGGGCGAGCCGGCGGGCCACCGCCTCGGCCTCCTCGACGCTGAGCCGGTCGGGGGTGCCGACCTCGGCCTGCCCGTCCATCGAGTAGGTGTTCAGCCGGCCGCCGTCGGTCTCCAGCACCAGCATGGCCCGGTCCAGCAGCCGGGGCGGCGGGCTGTCCAGGTCGACGATGGTCACCGCGTCGATGCCGCTGTCCCCGGCCAGGTAGCCGGCGCCGCTCAGGTCGCCGCCGTCGAGCACGATCACCACGTGCGGGCCGTCGGTCGCCGGGCCGGAGAGGCTGAACCGGGACCGGTTGCCGACCACGTCGTCGATGAGCTTCTCCAGCTCGACCGCGGAACTCGCCACCAGGCGTACCGGGCCGAGCGCGTCCACGGCGGTCGGGTGGTGGGCGTGCGGCAGCCACTTGACCCACTCCCACCGGGCCCGCCGCTCGGGGCCGGCGCAGATCGCGATCAGCAGCTCCTCGGGGGCGTGGAAGACCGAGAGCTGGGTGAGCACTGCCCGGGCCAGCGCCTGCGGGTCGCCGCCGGCCGGCTCACGGGACTGGTCGCGCTGGTGGGGTGCGCTGCGGACGAAGACCCGGGCGAAGCCCCGGATGGAGAGCGCCACCGGCAGGTCCGGCACCACCGAGTACGCGTCGAGGAACCGGCGCAGCGCACCGGCGGTCATCGGCTCCAGGTCCTCCAGCGGCCGGGTCACCGGCGGCACCAGCGGGGTGGCCAGGGTCTGCGGGCCGACCGCGACCCGGACGACGCCGAAGTCGCCGTCGCTGGGGCGCCGCTCCCAGACCCGGTAACTGCCCACAGTGGACCAGAGCTGGGTCGGGTCGGGGTGCCGGTAGAAGAGCCCGGCCCGCTGCTTCGACGCGGTCTCCCGGACCCGCCGCCGCAGCGTCGCCAGGTGCCGCAGGTATTCCCGGCGGGCCTGCATCATCTCCGACTTCTTCGGCGAACCCGAGGCGCTGCCCCAGGAGGACGCCACCATGGCGAGCGAGGAGATGCCGAACATGGCGCCGACGACGTACGAGTAGGCGCCGCCGCCCCGGCCGAACATCATCGCCATCGCGACCGAGCCGCCGAGCATCGGCAGCACCATCATCAGTTGCTGCCACTTGCCGCCGGTCGCCTGCGGGATCTCGGGCGGCGCCTCGACGGCCAGTTCACCGGTGGGGATCTCCGGTGCGGGACGGCGTGGTGGGCGCTTGATGACGACGGTACTCACCGGTCGCCTCCCGCCACCCGCTCCGCGCTGGCCCGCCGGCCGTCGCCCGCCGGCCCGGACCGGCCGCCATCGGGCCGTACGCCGAGCTCCGGGGCTCCTCCGGCGCGGTCTGTGCCGCCCCGGCCCTGGCTACCCGTGTCCATTCCAGACCTCCCCTAAGGCCACGCCGACGGTTGGAGTTGGCCGTCCTGGCGGGCCATCCGACGCCCCCGCGTCGCAAATGTCATCGCGCTCGGTCGGACGAGTGTGACCCATCCTAGGTAAAGTGCGGTCGTCCGCGCAGCCATGGGTTGCCCCCTCGATGGAGGACTGTCGATGAGTACCGGGCTCGCCCGCGTCACGATCAGCGCGCCGCAACGACGGGTGGACGTCGCGCTGCCCGAACACCTGCCGCTGGCCGAACTCCTGCCCGAGGTTCTCCGGCATGCCGGCGAGGGACTGGCCGACGACGGCGAGAAGCACGGCGGGTGGCTGCTGCGCCGCACCGACGGCGAACCACTGGCCGCCGGCAAGGCCCTGCTGCCGCAGGGGGTACGCGACGGCGACGTGCTGCACCTCGTCCCGGCCCGGGCGCAGTGGCCGGAGCTGGAGTACGACGACGTGGTCGAGGCGATCGCCGACGGGGCGAGGCGCCGGGGCAGCGCGTGGTCCGGGCGGAACACCCGGATCGGCACGCTCACCGCGGCGGGTGCGCTGCTCGCCGTCTGCCTCTTCGCGGTGATCGCCGGTGGCACGCTCTGGGAGCTGGGCGCCTTTGTCGCGCTCGGTGCCGCCGTACTGCTGACCCTGGGCGCGGTGGTGGCCTCCCGGGCGTACGGGGACGCCACGGCCGGTGCCGCCCTCGGCGGGTACGCGATGCCGTTCGCCTTCTTCGGCGGCGCCCTGCTGGTCGCCTCCGGCGATCCGGTGGGCGTGGTCGGCTGGATCAGTTGGCTCGGTGCGCCGGAGGCGCTGGCCGGCTCGGTCGCGCTGCTGCTGATCGCGGTGCTCGGCATGGTCGGGGTCGCCGCCGGGCTGCGGGTCTACGCCGCCGGTGTCTCGGTCGGGCTGCTCGGCGCGCTGACCGCGCTGGTCGGGTTCGTGCTCTCGGCGGCCGGGTCGGCGGCGATCCTGATGGCCGCGCTGGTCTGCGCGATCGGCATGCTGCCGCTGCTGGCGATCCGCTTCGGCAAGCTGCCGATGCCGCCGATCACGCTGCCCACCGGTGCCGAGGCGGCGGAGGGCTTCACCGCGTCGACTCCGCAGCAGAGCGGCGTGCGGGAGCGGCCGGACCGGGGGCGGGTCTTCGCGGCCGTCGCCCGGACCGAGGAGATGCTCACCGGCATGCTGGTTGGGCACGCCGTGCTCGCCGTGGTGGCGGCGCTGGTGCTGGTGGTCGCGGGCGGCTTCTCCGGCCGGCTGATGGTCGCGGTCTCGGCGGCGGCCCTGCTGCTGCGCTCCCGGCTCTTCGTCACGGTCCGGCAGCGGGTGCCGCTGATGGCGGCCGGGATCGGCAGCGCGGTGGTGCTCGGGATCGCCCTGCTGTTCCGGATGCAGGAGACCGGCCTGCTGCTGCTCACCGCCGGCGGCCTGGTGCTCGCCCTGGTGGTGATCGGGGCCGGCGCGACCTACTCGAAGCGGGAGCCGGGGCCCTACCTGGGCCGGACCGCCGACATCATCGACACCCTGATGGTGATCGCGGTGGTGCCGGTGGCCTGCGCCGTGCTCGGCCTGTACGCCCAGGCGCGGGGCCTGCTCGGCTGACCCGCGCGCCCGGCCCGTCTCGGCCGGAGCCGGGTGGTCGGCGCGGACGTGAACCGAAATCGGCCGGAGCCGGGCGGTCAGCCCGACGTGAACCGAAATCGGCCGGTGGCCCCCGACGGGGTGCCACCGGCCGGTTGCCGTGTTGTCGGGGGGTCAGTGCGGCGACTCGCCCCGTTCGACCGCTTCCTGGTGCCGACGGAAGGACGTCCGGATCTCCGCCTCCGCCTCGGTCCGACCGACCCAGGTGGCGCCCTCGACCGATTTGCCTGGTTCCAGGTCCTTGTACACCTCGAAGAAGTGCTGGATCTCCAACCGGTCGAACTCGCCGAGGTGGTGGATGTCCCGCAGGTGCTCCTGACGCGGGTCCTCGTACGGCACGCAGAGGACCTTGTCGTCGCCGCCCTTCTCGTCCGTCATCCGGAACATGCCGATCGTCCGGCACCGGATGAGGCAACCTGGAAACGTGGGTTCGGGTACCAGCACCAGAGCGTCGAGTGGATCGCCGTCCTCGCCCAGCGTGCCTTCGATGAAGCCGTAGTCCGCCGGGTACTGGGTCGACGTGAAGAGGGTGCGGTCCAGCCGGATCCGGCCGGTCGCGTGGTCCACCTCGTACTTGTTTCGGTGACCCTTGGGGATCTCAACCGTGACGTCGAAATCCATCTCGCACGCTCCCTCGTTTGCCGGCGCTGGCCAACGGAACCACAACGGTCGGCACCTGCGCGGGTGATCTCGCGATTCACCTTGCCGCCGGCCCCCGTGCGGTGTTCGGACCAAAGTAGTGTCGCCTAGGCAGAATTCGACGGGGAGGAGGGGCCGGTGGGGAGTGAAGATTCACACTCGGGCCTGACCGGAGAGAACCCGCCGGAGCACCCGGCGCAGGGCCGGGTGGTGGTGCCGGGCGCCAGCGGCCCGCAGCCGCCGGCCGGGTCCGCG from Plantactinospora sp. BC1 carries:
- the eccCa gene encoding type VII secretion protein EccCa, translated to MSTVVIKRPPRRPAPEIPTGELAVEAPPEIPQATGGKWQQLMMVLPMLGGSVAMAMMFGRGGGAYSYVVGAMFGISSLAMVASSWGSASGSPKKSEMMQARREYLRHLATLRRRVRETASKQRAGLFYRHPDPTQLWSTVGSYRVWERRPSDGDFGVVRVAVGPQTLATPLVPPVTRPLEDLEPMTAGALRRFLDAYSVVPDLPVALSIRGFARVFVRSAPHQRDQSREPAGGDPQALARAVLTQLSVFHAPEELLIAICAGPERRARWEWVKWLPHAHHPTAVDALGPVRLVASSAVELEKLIDDVVGNRSRFSLSGPATDGPHVVIVLDGGDLSGAGYLAGDSGIDAVTIVDLDSPPPRLLDRAMLVLETDGGRLNTYSMDGQAEVGTPDRLSVEEAEAVARRLAPLRLAAAQKGSSDDSLVKEMTLGELLGVGDPENFSTVQGWAPRPNRDKLRVPIGVGGDGGVVDLDLKESAQDGMGPHGLLIGATGSGKSELLRTLVLGLAATHSSEALNFVLVDFKGGATFASLDRLPHTAAVITNLADELPLVDRMVDAINGEMIRRQELLRKAGNYANLKDYDKARSGGAALAPLPSLLIICDEFSELLSAKPDFIDLFVQIGRLGRSLGVHLLLASQRLEEGRLRGLDTHLSYRIGLRTFSALESRAVLGVPDAYELPRAPGHGYLKFGTEPLVRFKAAYVSGPYQKATAGGPGAQGYTGPRLLSYSTHFVPVPKPVVQATPKPAPEDPAAQSLLDVMVSRLVGQGPPAHQVWLPPLSQAPALDEILGPVITDPARGLTFGNPELHGALQVPVAMIDKPFEQRRDLLWLSLEGGAGHVAVAGGPQSGKSSLLRTMICGLALTHTPAEVQVYCLDFGGGSLAALRDLPHVGGVAGRSEAAAVRRTVGEISTLLNEREQRFAELGVESMPAYRKRRASAGGVGVGADPFGDVFLVIDGWPTLRGEYDDLEPLVTDIATRGLSYGVHVVAAAPRWMDFRPAIRDLFGSRLELRLGDPTDSIVSRKAAVNVPEKTPGRGITAESLHFLTVLPELSSLGGGQTQALVKAVAGNWSGAPAPRVRLLPPVLPYADLDVAGAAGLRLPIGISEADLQQVSIDFASEPHFLLFGDAECGKSSFLRALATSITSRYTPEQARIILVDFRRSLLGVIQSDHLIGYGTAAQATSELIESVAGYMQRRLPGPDVTPQQLRDRSWWTGPELFVLVDDYDLVATGPNNPLLPLVEYLPQARDVGLHLVLTRRSGGASRSLYEPIIQRLRELSSPGLVMSGSKDEGALIGSVRPGPMPPGRGRLVTRKEGIRLVQLAYLPST
- the eccD gene encoding type VII secretion integral membrane protein EccD, translating into MSTGLARVTISAPQRRVDVALPEHLPLAELLPEVLRHAGEGLADDGEKHGGWLLRRTDGEPLAAGKALLPQGVRDGDVLHLVPARAQWPELEYDDVVEAIADGARRRGSAWSGRNTRIGTLTAAGALLAVCLFAVIAGGTLWELGAFVALGAAVLLTLGAVVASRAYGDATAGAALGGYAMPFAFFGGALLVASGDPVGVVGWISWLGAPEALAGSVALLLIAVLGMVGVAAGLRVYAAGVSVGLLGALTALVGFVLSAAGSAAILMAALVCAIGMLPLLAIRFGKLPMPPITLPTGAEAAEGFTASTPQQSGVRERPDRGRVFAAVARTEEMLTGMLVGHAVLAVVAALVLVVAGGFSGRLMVAVSAAALLLRSRLFVTVRQRVPLMAAGIGSAVVLGIALLFRMQETGLLLLTAGGLVLALVVIGAGATYSKREPGPYLGRTADIIDTLMVIAVVPVACAVLGLYAQARGLLG
- a CDS encoding inorganic diphosphatase, producing MDFDVTVEIPKGHRNKYEVDHATGRIRLDRTLFTSTQYPADYGFIEGTLGEDGDPLDALVLVPEPTFPGCLIRCRTIGMFRMTDEKGGDDKVLCVPYEDPRQEHLRDIHHLGEFDRLEIQHFFEVYKDLEPGKSVEGATWVGRTEAEAEIRTSFRRHQEAVERGESPH